In Streptomyces thermolilacinus SPC6, a single genomic region encodes these proteins:
- the cimA gene encoding citramalate synthase, whose amino-acid sequence MTTDQPVDDSFHVFDTTLRDGAQREGINLTVADKLTIARHLDDFGVGFIEGGWPGANPRDTEFFARALAEIDFQHAQLVAFGATRRAGIRAADDPQVKALLDSGAPVITLVAKSHDRHVELALRTTLDENLAMVRDTVQYLREQGRRVFVDCEHFFDGYRANPEYAKAVVRAAHEAGADVVVLCDTNGGMLPPQVQAVVSTVAADTGARLGIHAQDDTGCAVANTLAAVDGGATHVQCTANGYGERVGNANLFPVVAALELKYGRRVLPEGSLAEMTRISHAIAEVVNLTPSTHQPYVGVSAFAHKAGLHASAIKVDPDLYQHIDPELVGNTMRMLVSDMAGRASVELKGKELGIDLGDDRELVGRVVDRVKDRELRGYTYEAADASFELLLREEVEGRPPRFFRTESWRAIAEDRPDGSHANEATVKVWADGERIVATAEGNGPVNALDRALLVALERIYPQMAKFELVDYKVRILEGRHGTESTTRVLITTSDGDAEWSTVGVAENVIAASWQALVDAYTYGLLKAGVRPTES is encoded by the coding sequence ATGACCACGGATCAGCCCGTCGATGACAGCTTCCACGTCTTCGACACGACGCTGCGCGACGGCGCCCAGCGCGAGGGCATCAACCTCACCGTCGCCGACAAGCTGACCATCGCCCGGCACCTGGACGACTTCGGCGTGGGCTTCATCGAGGGCGGCTGGCCCGGCGCGAACCCGCGGGACACGGAGTTCTTCGCCCGCGCCCTCGCCGAGATCGACTTCCAGCACGCCCAGCTCGTGGCGTTCGGCGCCACCCGCCGCGCCGGCATCCGCGCCGCCGACGACCCGCAGGTCAAGGCGCTCCTCGACTCCGGCGCCCCGGTGATCACCCTGGTCGCCAAGTCCCACGACCGCCATGTGGAACTGGCCCTGCGCACCACGCTCGACGAGAACCTCGCGATGGTCCGCGACACGGTCCAGTACCTGCGCGAGCAGGGCCGCCGCGTGTTCGTGGACTGCGAGCACTTCTTCGACGGCTACCGGGCCAACCCCGAGTACGCCAAGGCCGTGGTCCGCGCCGCGCACGAGGCGGGCGCCGACGTGGTCGTCCTGTGCGACACCAACGGCGGCATGCTCCCGCCGCAGGTCCAGGCCGTCGTCTCCACCGTCGCCGCCGACACGGGCGCCCGCCTCGGCATCCACGCCCAGGACGACACGGGCTGCGCCGTCGCCAACACCCTCGCCGCCGTCGACGGCGGCGCCACCCACGTCCAGTGCACCGCCAACGGCTACGGCGAACGCGTCGGCAACGCCAACCTCTTCCCCGTCGTCGCCGCGCTGGAGCTGAAGTACGGCCGCCGCGTCCTGCCCGAGGGCTCCCTCGCGGAGATGACCCGGATCTCCCACGCCATCGCCGAGGTCGTCAACCTCACCCCGTCCACCCACCAGCCGTACGTCGGTGTCTCCGCGTTCGCCCACAAGGCCGGGCTGCACGCCTCCGCCATCAAGGTCGACCCGGACCTGTACCAGCACATCGACCCCGAGCTGGTCGGCAACACGATGCGGATGCTCGTCTCCGACATGGCCGGGCGGGCGTCGGTCGAGCTGAAGGGCAAGGAGCTGGGCATCGACCTGGGCGACGACCGGGAGCTGGTCGGCCGGGTCGTGGACCGCGTCAAGGACCGGGAGCTGCGCGGCTACACCTACGAGGCGGCCGACGCGTCGTTCGAGCTGCTGCTGCGCGAGGAGGTCGAGGGCCGCCCGCCGCGCTTCTTCCGTACGGAGTCGTGGCGGGCCATCGCCGAGGACCGCCCCGACGGCTCCCACGCCAACGAGGCGACGGTCAAGGTGTGGGCCGACGGCGAGCGCATCGTCGCCACGGCCGAGGGCAACGGCCCGGTGAACGCCCTGGACCGGGCGCTGCTGGTGGCGCTGGAGCGGATCTACCCGCAGATGGCCAAGTTCGAGCTGGTGGACTACAAGGTCCGCATCCTGGAGGGCCGCCACGGCACGGAGTCCACGACCCGCGTGCTGATCACGACCAGCGACGGCGACGCCGAGTGGTCCACGGTGGGGGTCGCCGAGAACGTCATCGCCGCGTCGTGGCAGGCGCTGGTGGACGCGTACACGTACGGCCTGCTGAAGGCGGGGGTCCGGCCGACGGAGAGCTGA
- a CDS encoding TetR/AcrR family transcriptional regulator, whose protein sequence is MATIAERGLDGLTMAGLGREVGMSSGHLLYYFRTKDELLLRTLEWSEGRLGAERSALLSRHDLPVTDRLASYVELYVPDGPRDPHWTLWLEVWTRSQNADAEARDRQAAIEGAWHRDLVALLAEGVSRGELRPVDPDRYAARLRALLDGFSVHVAVGLPGTGREQVLTHVREHLDETLLRTA, encoded by the coding sequence ATGGCGACCATCGCCGAACGCGGGCTCGACGGCCTCACCATGGCCGGGCTCGGCCGGGAGGTCGGCATGAGCAGCGGCCACCTCCTCTACTACTTCCGCACCAAGGACGAACTGCTCCTGCGCACCCTGGAGTGGAGCGAGGGCCGCCTCGGCGCCGAGCGCAGCGCGCTGCTGTCGCGCCACGACCTGCCGGTCACCGACCGCCTCGCCTCGTACGTCGAGCTGTACGTCCCCGACGGGCCCCGCGACCCGCACTGGACGCTCTGGCTGGAGGTGTGGACCCGCTCGCAGAACGCCGACGCCGAGGCGCGCGACCGGCAGGCCGCCATCGAGGGCGCCTGGCACCGGGACCTCGTCGCGCTCCTCGCCGAGGGCGTCTCGCGCGGCGAACTGCGCCCCGTCGACCCCGACCGGTACGCGGCCCGGCTGCGCGCCCTCCTCGACGGGTTCAGCGTCCATGTCGCCGTCGGCCTGCCCGGCACCGGCCGGGAGCAGGTGCTCACCCACGTACGCGAACACCTCGACGAGACGCTGCTCCGCACGGCCTGA
- a CDS encoding agmatine deiminase family protein, with amino-acid sequence MTFRMPAEWTPHERTWMAWPTANPTFDTPERLAEARAAWAQVARAVRRFEPVTMVAAPGDAESARALLGDGVDLVERDLDDAWMRDIGPTFVTDGRELAAVDWVFNGWGAADWARWEHDAKIARHVADLARVPVHASPLVNEGGAIHVDGEGTVLLTDTVQLGPERNPGWTRAEVEAEIHAKLGTTKAIWLPRGLTADYGDYGTRGHVDIVAAFARPGVVVAHTQPDPAHPDHEPCEEIVALLRSQTDARGRALEVVEVPAPTVLQEDGAWVDYSYINHYLCNGGVVLCAFGDPRDELAAGIFRRLFPDRTVTLVDARPVFANGGGIHCITQQQPKV; translated from the coding sequence ATGACCTTCCGCATGCCCGCCGAGTGGACGCCCCACGAGCGCACCTGGATGGCGTGGCCCACCGCCAACCCCACCTTCGACACCCCCGAGAGGCTCGCCGAGGCACGCGCCGCGTGGGCCCAGGTCGCCCGCGCCGTACGCCGGTTCGAACCGGTCACCATGGTCGCGGCGCCCGGCGACGCCGAATCGGCCCGCGCCCTCCTCGGCGACGGCGTCGACCTGGTGGAGCGGGACCTGGACGACGCCTGGATGCGGGACATCGGCCCCACGTTCGTCACCGACGGACGCGAACTGGCCGCCGTGGACTGGGTGTTCAACGGCTGGGGCGCCGCGGACTGGGCCCGCTGGGAGCACGACGCGAAGATCGCCCGCCATGTCGCGGACCTCGCCCGCGTCCCCGTGCACGCGAGCCCCCTCGTCAACGAGGGCGGCGCGATCCACGTGGACGGCGAGGGCACGGTCCTCCTCACCGACACGGTCCAGCTCGGCCCCGAGCGCAACCCCGGCTGGACCCGCGCCGAGGTCGAGGCGGAGATCCACGCGAAGCTCGGCACCACCAAGGCGATCTGGCTGCCGCGCGGGCTGACCGCCGACTACGGCGACTACGGGACGCGCGGCCATGTGGACATCGTCGCCGCGTTCGCCCGCCCCGGCGTCGTCGTCGCCCACACCCAGCCCGACCCGGCCCACCCCGACCACGAGCCGTGCGAGGAGATCGTCGCCCTCCTCCGGTCGCAGACCGACGCCCGGGGGCGCGCCCTGGAGGTCGTGGAGGTGCCCGCGCCGACGGTCCTCCAGGAGGACGGCGCGTGGGTGGACTACTCGTACATCAACCACTACCTGTGCAACGGCGGCGTCGTCCTGTGCGCCTTCGGGGACCCGCGCGACGAGCTCGCCGCCGGGATCTTCCGCCGCCTCTTCCCCGACCGTACGGTCACCCTGGTCGACGCCCGCCCGGTGTTCGCCAACGGCGGCGGCATCCACTGCATCACCCAGCAGCAGCCGAAGGTCTGA